Below is a window of Streptomyces sp. ITFR-16 DNA.
TGAAGCAGCCGTTCTACCAGCGCGGGATCGTGCCGGACGCGCTGGCCGAGGCGAACGGGAAGACCCGGATGCGCACGGCCCCGGACATCGCGGCCGTCGCCGACCCGAACACCGGCTTCCTGGTGGGCCAGACCCAGACCCTGCCCGACGGATCGCTGGGCTACGACGAGTACCGCATCGGCGGCACCTCGCTGGCGGCGCCGGTCATCGCCGGTGTCCAGGCCCTCGCGCAGCAGGCCCAGCGCGGCCGGCCCATCGGTTTCGCCAACCCGGCGATCTACGCCCGCTACCACTCCAGGGCGTACCACGACGTGACGGACCACCCGCTGGGCGCGCACCGTGATCTCGCGGTCGCCCGGGTGGACTTCGCCAACGGGTACGACGCGACGGACGGGCTCAAGACGTCGGTGCGGAGCCTGGGCAAGGACGCCTCGCTCGCGGCGGTGAAGGGCTACGACGACGTGACGGGTGTCGGTACTCCGGCGGCCGGCTATGTGAGCTCGTACCGCAGGCGCTGATCGCGGACACGGGAACGGACCGGACGGCCGTCGCGGGTGCACATGGCCCCGCGGCGGCCGTCCTTCGCGGTCCGGGCGCGGTCCGGGCGCCGTCCGCCCTGGTCAGGCCGAGGCGCGCTTGCGGGAAGTGCTCTTCGGGGCGGAGGACGAGGCCGTCCGCTTCTTGGCCGTCGTCTTCTTGGCCGAAGCCCTCTTGGACGCCGTTTTCTTCGCGCCGGAACCGCTGCCCGAGCCGCCGCCGGAACCGCTGCCCGAACGGCCGCTGCCCGACGTGCTCTTCCTGGCGGCCGTGCGGCCCCCGCTCGCCGCGGACTTCTTCCCGCCGGAGGACTTGGGCGAGGAGGCGGACTTCTTCGCGGACCGGCCGCCCGAGGGCTTGCGGTCCGCGATCGAGGTGACCCCGGCGACCGGCTTCTCCTCGTCCCCGCTGCCGTCCTCGCCCTCGTCCCCGCCCTCGCCCCGGGACTCCTTCGCGGCCTTGACGCTGTTCTCCAGGGCGGCGATCAGGTCGATGACCTTGCCGCCGCCGGAGTCGCCCGATGCGGCCGGTTCCGGGGTCTCGCCCGAGGCCTTGGCCGCGATCATCTCCTCGACCGCCTCGCGGTAGTCGTCGTGGAGCGAGTCCATGTCGACCTCGCCGAGCGTGTCCATCAGGGCGTCCGCCAGGTCGAGTTCGGCGTCGCGCACGGTCACGTCCGACTCCGGCGCGACGCCCTCGGGGGCCCGGATCTCGTCGGGCCACAGCAGTCCGTGCATCGCGATCACGTCGTCGACCACCCGCAGCATGCCGAGGCGCTCGCGCCCGCGCAGGGCGTACTTGGCGAGGGCGACCTTCTGGCTGCGCTTCAGCGCCTCGCGCAGCAGGGTGTACGGCTTGGCCGCGGGGACCCCGTTGGCGGAGAGGTAGTAGGCCGCGTCCATCTGGAGCGGGTCGATCGAGTCGGCCGGCACGAAGGCGACGATCTCGATGGTCTTGGCGGTCGGCAGCGGGAGCGAGCCGAGGTCCTCGTCGGTGATCGGGATCATCGAGCCGTCGGCGTCCTCGTAGGCCTTGCCGATCTCGTCGGATGTGACCTCCTCCCCGTCCAGGTCGCACACCTTGCGGTAGCGGATCCGGCCGCCGTCGGCGACATGGATCTGCCGGAAGTGGATCGAGTGGTTCTCGGTGGCGTTGACCAGCTTGATCGGGATGCTGACCAGCCCGAAGGAGATGGCGCCGTTCCATATGGACCTCACCGGTCACCCCTTACATCCGCATGTTCCGTACAGATCCGTTTTGCGTGTGATTCTTATCGTATGACGCCGATCACAGAGGTGGAGGGGCGACGGCTCACCCTGAGCAACCTCGACAAGGTGCTGTATCCGGCCACCGGCACCACCAAGGGCGAGGTGCTGCACTACTACGCGACCGCGGCGGCCGCGGTGCTGCTGCCCCAGCTGAGGGACCGGCCCCTGTCCTTCCTGCGCTATCCGGACGGGCCGGACGGGCAGCTGTTCTTCACCAAGAACCCGCCGCCCGGTACGCCGTCCTGGGTACGGACCGCGCCGGTCCCGCACCGCGAGAGCGAGCAGGCCGAGCAGGTGGTCGTCCAGGACCTCGCCTCGCTGATGTGGGCGGCCAACCTGGTGGTGGAGTTCCACACCCCGCAGTGGCGGGCCGGGGCGCCGGGAATCGCCGACCGGCTGGTGTTCGACCTGGACCCCGGGGCGCCCGCCACGGTTGTGGAGTGCTGCCGGGTCGCCCTGTGGCTGCGCGAGCGGCTGGCCTCGGACGGTCTGGTCGCGTACGGGAAGACGTCCGGGTCCAAGGGGCTGCATCTGCTGGTGCCGCTGGAGCCCACGGGATCGGCCGAGGTGTCGGCGTACGCGAAGGGCCTGGCCGTGGAGGCGGAGCAGGAGCTGCCGGAGCTGGTGGTGCACCGGATGAAGCGGGCGCTGCGGCCGGGCAAGGTCTTCGTGGACTTCAGCCAGAACGCCGCGGCGAAGACGACCGCCACGCCCTACACCCTGCGCGCGCGGCCCGAGCCGACCGTCTCCGCGCCGGTCACCTGGGCGGAGATCGAGGGCTGCCGTGCCCCCGGGGAGCTGGTCTTCCTCGCCGGCGACATGGCCGGGCGGCTGGCCCGCCACGGCGATCTGCTCGCGCCGCTCGACGACCCGGGGCAGGGACGGCCGGTCCCGGGCACCTGAGACGGGCGCCGGTGACGGCGAGGGCGCCCCGACGCCCGGCAAAGGCCCCGCCCGTACCGCACCGCCGCCGCTTTTGTCATGCGCAAGGGCAAAAGCCGGCAGGGGGTGGGTGGAATGTCCGAGCGGTGGTGCACACTCTGCGCAGACACTGCTTCGTGGGCGTCGGTGGGGAGGCGATGGCGTGTTCGCGGGGATCGACGAGGTCGACTGGGCCTCGATGGAGCATGCCTACGGGCCTGCGGACGATGTGCCGGGGCTGCTGCGGGGCCTGGCCTCCGCCGATCCGGCGGAGCGCGAGGGCGCCCTGGACGGGATGTACGGGGCCGTGCACCACCAGGGCGACGTCTACGCGTGCACCCTCGCCTGCATCCCCTTCCTCCTGGAGCTGGTCGTCGATCCGGCGGTCCCGGACCGCGGCGGCATCGTCGAGCTGCTGACCAGCATCGGCGGCATCGACCTCGACGAGGACGACGAGGAGGAGATCGACGAGGACGAGGCCGAGGGCGCGGCCAACTACGCGATGGCGGCGGCGGCCGTCTCGGCGGGCGCCGGGGTCTTCTTCGCCCTGCTGGCCGACGAGGACCCGGGGGTGCGGGTCTCCGCCCCGCTGGCGCTGGCCACGCTGCACGGCGATCCGGACCGGGTGCTCGCCCTGCTGCGGGAGCGGCTGGCCGTGGAGCCGGACGAGGAGGTGCGGCTCGCGCTGGTCGAGGCCGCCGGGCGGGTCGCGCTGCGCCACGGCCCGCTGGCCTGGCAGGTCGCGGACTGGCTGAGCCGGCTGGCGGCCGAGGCCAATCCGCCGGGGCTGCGGCTCGCGGCCCTGGCCCAGCTGGCGCGCTGCGCCCCGCAGTCGCTGCCCGGCGATGTGGTGCGGGTGGTGGCGGGGCTGCTGCGCGAGCTGCGCTCGGCCCCCGGCGCCCCGGAGGCCCGCCCCTGTGCCGTCGAGCCGCCCGAGCCGGCCCCCGCCGAGGCCGCTCCGGTCACGCTGCTGGGCCAGCTGCGGGCGCTGTCGGCCGAGGAGAACGCGGGACGTACGGCGCCCTGGACCGCCGATCTGCTGCGCACCCTGCATGTCGGGCTGGACGACCGGGTCGCGGAGCGGACGGCGCTGCTGACCGATCAGCTGTGCAGCCCCGACCGCTGGCAGCGCATCGACGCGGTACGGATGAGCAGCGGGCTCATACGGGCCTGGCGGGGTTCCTACGCGGAGCTGGTCCGGCTGGTGGGCGAGCAGCTCGGGTCGGCCGATCCGACGCTCGCGGAGGCCGCCTCGCACGTTCTGGAGGAGCTTTTCGGGCTGGCCGCCCCGGCGGCGGACGCGCTGGCGGCGCGGGTCGCGGCGGATCCCGGCGCGTGGGTGCAGGAGTGGGCGAGCGGCCCGCCGGGGCTCGGCAGCGCGGTGAAGGCGCTGGCCCGGCTGGGCGACGCCCGCGCGCTGCCCGCGCTCGCGGCGGCCCTGGAGCGCCCCGAGGTGCCGCACGACGTGGGGTACGCCATCGCCTTCATGGGCCAGGAGGCCCGTCCGCTGGCCGGTGCGCTGCGGCGCAGGCTGGGCGAGGTCGGGCTCGACGAGGGGGCCTACGACCGGGCCGGCCCGCTGCTGGCCGGGCTGACGGCGCTGGGGGCGGGCGAGGCCGCGCCGGAGGTGCTGCGGATCCTGCGGGGGGCTCCGGAGTACCGGGGCGAGTGGCTGCGGACGGCGGCGCTGCGGGCGCTGGCCTCCTTCGGCCCCGCGGCCCACTGCGCGGTGCCGGAGCTGCGGGCGCTGGTGCGGCGGCCCGGCTCGGCGGGGGCCACAGAGGCGGCCGAGGCGCTGTGGGCGGTCGACGGCGACGCGGACACGGTGCTGCCGGTGCTGATCGAGGGCCTTCAGGCGGAGCACGCGCACGAGCGGCGGACGGCGGCGAGCGCGCTGGGCCGGCTGGGCGAGCGGGCGGCGGTGACCGCGCCCCGGCTG
It encodes the following:
- the ligD gene encoding non-homologous end-joining DNA ligase, translated to MTPITEVEGRRLTLSNLDKVLYPATGTTKGEVLHYYATAAAAVLLPQLRDRPLSFLRYPDGPDGQLFFTKNPPPGTPSWVRTAPVPHRESEQAEQVVVQDLASLMWAANLVVEFHTPQWRAGAPGIADRLVFDLDPGAPATVVECCRVALWLRERLASDGLVAYGKTSGSKGLHLLVPLEPTGSAEVSAYAKGLAVEAEQELPELVVHRMKRALRPGKVFVDFSQNAAAKTTATPYTLRARPEPTVSAPVTWAEIEGCRAPGELVFLAGDMAGRLARHGDLLAPLDDPGQGRPVPGT
- a CDS encoding Ku protein → MRSIWNGAISFGLVSIPIKLVNATENHSIHFRQIHVADGGRIRYRKVCDLDGEEVTSDEIGKAYEDADGSMIPITDEDLGSLPLPTAKTIEIVAFVPADSIDPLQMDAAYYLSANGVPAAKPYTLLREALKRSQKVALAKYALRGRERLGMLRVVDDVIAMHGLLWPDEIRAPEGVAPESDVTVRDAELDLADALMDTLGEVDMDSLHDDYREAVEEMIAAKASGETPEPAASGDSGGGKVIDLIAALENSVKAAKESRGEGGDEGEDGSGDEEKPVAGVTSIADRKPSGGRSAKKSASSPKSSGGKKSAASGGRTAARKSTSGSGRSGSGSGGGSGSGSGAKKTASKRASAKKTTAKKRTASSSAPKSTSRKRASA
- a CDS encoding HEAT repeat domain-containing protein, giving the protein MFAGIDEVDWASMEHAYGPADDVPGLLRGLASADPAEREGALDGMYGAVHHQGDVYACTLACIPFLLELVVDPAVPDRGGIVELLTSIGGIDLDEDDEEEIDEDEAEGAANYAMAAAAVSAGAGVFFALLADEDPGVRVSAPLALATLHGDPDRVLALLRERLAVEPDEEVRLALVEAAGRVALRHGPLAWQVADWLSRLAAEANPPGLRLAALAQLARCAPQSLPGDVVRVVAGLLRELRSAPGAPEARPCAVEPPEPAPAEAAPVTLLGQLRALSAEENAGRTAPWTADLLRTLHVGLDDRVAERTALLTDQLCSPDRWQRIDAVRMSSGLIRAWRGSYAELVRLVGEQLGSADPTLAEAASHVLEELFGLAAPAADALAARVAADPGAWVQEWASGPPGLGSAVKALARLGDARALPALAAALERPEVPHDVGYAIAFMGQEARPLAGALRRRLGEVGLDEGAYDRAGPLLAGLTALGAGEAAPEVLRILRGAPEYRGEWLRTAALRALASFGPAAHCAVPELRALVRRPGSAGATEAAEALWAVDGDADTVLPVLIEGLQAEHAHERRTAASALGRLGERAAVTAPRLRALLRHEELWLRVDAAIALWEVSGRAEESVPVLLTAWEKNRHVRVRVAECLARMGAAGAGSDAAHVLLAELTSVRRHNAMDGGYGSHDTYEDEKLLALCRRALLGNTGKGPTS